A window of the Podarcis raffonei isolate rPodRaf1 chromosome 4, rPodRaf1.pri, whole genome shotgun sequence genome harbors these coding sequences:
- the PCYT1B gene encoding choline-phosphate cytidylyltransferase B isoform X3: MAATLSAPAPFAGDTSCQCKAPHEKLTIAQARLGTPVDRPVRVYADGIFDLFHAGHARALMQAKTLFPNSYLLVGVCSDDLTHEFKGFTVMNEAERYEALRHCRYVDEVIRDAPWTLTPEFLEKHKIDFVAHDDIPYSSAGSDDVYKHIKEAGMFVPTQRTEGISTSDIITRIVRDYDVYARRNLQRGYTAKELNVSFINEKKYRFQNQVDKMKEKVKNVEEKSKEFVNRVEERSHDLIQKWEEKSREFIGNFLELFGPDGAWKQMFQERSGRMLQALSPRQSPTSSPTRGRSPSRSPSPPSPWLFRKASPPYSPKAASASISSMSEGDEDEK; encoded by the exons ACTTTGTCTGCACCGGCTCCATTTGCAGGTGATACAAGCTGCCAGTGCAAAGCCCCCCATGAGAAGCTAACTATTGCTCAGGCCCGCCTTGGAACACCAG TGGACAGACCTGTCAGAGTCTATGCAGATGGAATATTCGACCTCTTCCATGCTGGCCATGCTAGAGCTCTTATGCAAGCCAAAACTCTGTTTCCTAATAGCTACTTGTTGGTAGGAG TTTGCAGTGATGATCTAACCCACGAGTTTAAAGGCTTCACTGTAATGAATGAAGCAGAGAGGTATGAGGCCCTCAGACACTGCCGCTACGTTGATGAAGTAATCAGAGATGCTCCGTGGACACTAACACCGGAGTTTCTGGAAAAACATAAG ATTGATTTTGTAGCCCATGATGATATTCCGTATTCTTCTGCTGGTTCAGATGATGTTTACAAGCATATAAAGGAAGCAG GAATGTTTGTACCAACTCAGAGAACTGAGGGCATATCAACTTCAGATATTATTACAAGAATTGTACGTGATTATGATGTTTATGCCCGTCGCAACCTCCAGAGGGGATACACCGCTAAGGAGTTGAATGTCAGCTTTATTAAT GAGAAGAAATACCGCTTTCAGAACCAGGTGgacaaaatgaaagaaaaagtgaAGAATGTGGAAGAAAAGTCGAAAGAGTTTGTGAACCGAGTGGAAGAAAGAAGTCATGATCTCATTCAGAAATGGGAAGAGAAGTCTAGAGAATTTATTGGGAACTTTTTAGAGCTGTTTGGGCCAGACGGAGCTTGG AAGCAGATGTTTCAAGAGCGGAGTGGGCGCATGCTTCAAGCCTTGTCTCCAAGGCAAAGCCCCACAAGCAGTCCAACACGAGGGCGTTCCCCATCACGGTCTccatctcccccttccccctggcTCTTCAGAAAGGCTTCACCTCCTTACTCCCCAAAAGCCGCCTCAGCATCCATTAGCAGCATGAGTGAAGGAGATGAAGAtgaaaagtaa
- the PCYT1B gene encoding choline-phosphate cytidylyltransferase B isoform X2, translating into MVGHQKRKIEGAAAIHSYKCQRKTLSAPAPFAGDTSCQCKAPHEKLTIAQARLGTPVDRPVRVYADGIFDLFHAGHARALMQAKTLFPNSYLLVGVCSDDLTHEFKGFTVMNEAERYEALRHCRYVDEVIRDAPWTLTPEFLEKHKIDFVAHDDIPYSSAGSDDVYKHIKEAGMFVPTQRTEGISTSDIITRIVRDYDVYARRNLQRGYTAKELNVSFINEKKYRFQNQVDKMKEKVKNVEEKSKEFVNRVEERSHDLIQKWEEKSREFIGNFLELFGPDGAWKQMFQERSGRMLQALSPRQSPTSSPTRGRSPSRSPSPPSPWLFRKASPPYSPKAASASISSMSEGDEDEK; encoded by the exons ACTTTGTCTGCACCGGCTCCATTTGCAGGTGATACAAGCTGCCAGTGCAAAGCCCCCCATGAGAAGCTAACTATTGCTCAGGCCCGCCTTGGAACACCAG TGGACAGACCTGTCAGAGTCTATGCAGATGGAATATTCGACCTCTTCCATGCTGGCCATGCTAGAGCTCTTATGCAAGCCAAAACTCTGTTTCCTAATAGCTACTTGTTGGTAGGAG TTTGCAGTGATGATCTAACCCACGAGTTTAAAGGCTTCACTGTAATGAATGAAGCAGAGAGGTATGAGGCCCTCAGACACTGCCGCTACGTTGATGAAGTAATCAGAGATGCTCCGTGGACACTAACACCGGAGTTTCTGGAAAAACATAAG ATTGATTTTGTAGCCCATGATGATATTCCGTATTCTTCTGCTGGTTCAGATGATGTTTACAAGCATATAAAGGAAGCAG GAATGTTTGTACCAACTCAGAGAACTGAGGGCATATCAACTTCAGATATTATTACAAGAATTGTACGTGATTATGATGTTTATGCCCGTCGCAACCTCCAGAGGGGATACACCGCTAAGGAGTTGAATGTCAGCTTTATTAAT GAGAAGAAATACCGCTTTCAGAACCAGGTGgacaaaatgaaagaaaaagtgaAGAATGTGGAAGAAAAGTCGAAAGAGTTTGTGAACCGAGTGGAAGAAAGAAGTCATGATCTCATTCAGAAATGGGAAGAGAAGTCTAGAGAATTTATTGGGAACTTTTTAGAGCTGTTTGGGCCAGACGGAGCTTGG AAGCAGATGTTTCAAGAGCGGAGTGGGCGCATGCTTCAAGCCTTGTCTCCAAGGCAAAGCCCCACAAGCAGTCCAACACGAGGGCGTTCCCCATCACGGTCTccatctcccccttccccctggcTCTTCAGAAAGGCTTCACCTCCTTACTCCCCAAAAGCCGCCTCAGCATCCATTAGCAGCATGAGTGAAGGAGATGAAGAtgaaaagtaa